CCAGCCCCCACCCACCTCCGGCCATGCTGCGCAGCGGACCGAGGGGCCGCGGCCCGCGCGCAGGCGTCACGCCTCGGCCTGGACCGCCGCGCGCAGCTCCCCACGCGCCACCCGCACCCGCAGCGGATCTCCCGCGGCGACCTCGGACGGATCACGCACCACCGCGCCGTCGCCCCGCTGCACCACCGCGTACCCCCGCTCCAGGGTCGCGGCGGGGGAGAGCGCCCGCACCTGGGCGGCCAGCCGCTCCGTCTGCCCTGCCGCACGGCTCAGCAGCAGATCCAGTGCGTGCCGGGCGGTGTCCCGCGCGCGGTGCACGTCGTGCTCGCGCACGTCCACCAGCGTGGTCGGGCGCGCCAGCACGGGACGGGACCGCAGCGCGTCCAGCCCTGCCCGCTCCCGCACCACGCGGTGCGTCAAGGCGGCCCGCATCCGACCACGGGCCTGTGCCAGGCGGGCACGCTCCTCGCCGACGTCGGGCACGATCCGCTTGGCGGCGTCAGTGGGAGTGGACGCGCGGTAGTCCGCGACCAGGTCCAGCAGCGGGGTGTCCGTCTCATGGCCGATCGCGCTGACCAGCGGGGTGCGGCAGGCCGCCGCGGCTCGCACCAGCGTCTCGTTGCTGAACGGCAGCAGGTCTTCCACGGCGCCGCCGCCGCGGGCCACGACGATCACCTCGACGTCGGGGCGCGCGTCCAGCTCGGCGATCGCCGCGCTGACCTGCGCGACGGCCCCCACGCCCTGCACCGCCACCTCGCGGATGACGAACTCGACCTGCGGCCAGCGGGCCTGGGCGTTGACGACCACGTCGTGCTCGGCCTTCGACTCGCGACCGCACACCAGCCCGACCACGCGCGGCAGGAACGGCAGCGCGACCTTCCGGTCGGCGTCGAAGAGCCCTTCGGCCGCGAGCACCCGCTTGAGGTGCTCGATCCGGGCGAGCAGCTCGCCCACGCCGATCGCGCGCACGGCGTCCGCGTTGAGCTGGAGCGTGCCGCGCTTCGTCCAGAACACCGGCTTGGCGTGGACCACCACGTGGGCGCCCTCCTGGACGGAGGTGGTGGCGGCCGCGAGGACGCCCGCGGGCATCGAGACGGGCAGCGACATGTCGGCGTCCGTGTCGCGCAGCGTGAGGAAGGCGATCCCCGATCCGGGGCGCCGGTTCAGCTGGACCACCTGGCCCTCGACCCACACGGGGGCCATCCGGGCCACGTAGTCGGCGATCTTCGACGACAGCAGGCGCACCGGCCACGGGTTCTCCGCGGTGGTGTCCAGCGCCCTCGCGGGCAGCGCCGGGGTGGTCTGGTCCTCGCCTGCGCTCACGCGCCGTGCTCCTGTCCTGCGTCCGTGGTCTGCACCCGACCAGCCTGTCACGAGCCGGGGACACCGTCGGCGGCCGGGGGGACAGGCGCCCCGGGGGCCTGCCTAGACTGGCGGACGTGACCACCTCGACGTCCCCCTCCGTCCGCAAGCGCGTGCTGCTGGCGGCGCCGCGCGGATACTGCGCCGGCGTCGACCGCGCGGTCATCGCGGTCGAGAAGGCGCTCGACCACTACGGCGCCCCGATCTACGTGCGCAAGGAGATCGTCCACAACAAGTACGTCGTGGAGACGCTCGCGTCCCGGGGCGCGATCTTCGTGGACGAGACGGACGAGGTGCCCGAGGGCGCCCGTGTCGTGTTCTCCGCGCACGGCGTCTCGCCCGCGGTGCACGCCGCGGCGGAGGCCCGCTCGCTGCAGGCCATCGACGCCACCTGCCCGCTCGTGACGAAGGTGCACAAGGAGGCCGTGCGGTTCGCCTCCGACGACTACGACATCCTGCTGATCGGCCACACCGGCCACGAGGAGGTCGAGGGCACCCAGGGCGAGGCGCCCGAGCACATCCAGGTGGTGAACTCCCCGGACGACGTCGACGACGTGGTGGTGCGGGACCCGGACAAGGTGGTGTGGATCTCCCAGACCACGCTGTCCGTGGACGAGACCATGGAGACCGTCCGCCGCCTGCGCGAGCGGTTCCCGACCCTGCAGGACCCGCCCTCGGACGACATCTGCTACGCCACCCAGAACCGCCAGGTGGCGGTGAAGAAGCTGGCTCCCGAGTGCGACGTGGTCATCACCGTCGGCTCGGCGAACTCGTCGAACTCGGTGCGCCTGGTCGAGGTCGCGCTGGACGCCGGCGCCCGCTCCTCCTACCGGGTGGACCGCGCCGCGGAGATCGACCCCGCCTGGCTGGTGGGCGCCACGACCGTCGGCGTCACGTCGGGCGCGTCGGTGCCCGAGATCCTGGTCCGGGACGTCTTGGACATGCTGGCCGAGCACGGCTTCGGCGAGGTCGAGGAGGTCCGGACGGCCACCGAGGACCTGATGTTCTCGTTGCCGCGCGAGCTCGCCTCGGACCTCAAGCGGATGGGCGTCAACGTGAGCACGCCCCGCCGCGGGACGCGTCGCGACCTGAGCATCCAGCCGCTCTGAGCATCCAGCCGCTCTGACCCGTCGCGGCTCGCCGGCTCAGTCGGCCGACGGCATCGCGTCCGCGGCGGCCAGTCGCGTGCTCGCGGTCCCGCGCTCGTCGAACGCGACGTAGCGGTCGCTCGCGGACGCCAGCAGCTCCGGGGCGCTGACGGCGCTGAGCTGCGGGTTCGCGGGCGGCGGGGTCGGCAGGTCGGCGTCCACCACCTGCAGGTCCGCGAAGCGTCGTGCGCTGACCAGCACCCGGGTCTCGAGCGACGAGACCGTCTGGTTGTACGCGCCCGCCGCCGAGTCGATCGCGCGGCCCAGCTTGGCGAGGTGGGAGCCCATCGTCGCGAGCCGGCCGTGGAGCTCCTTGCCGAGCGTCAGCACCTGCTGCGCGTTCGACGCCAGGGCGTCCTGGCGCCAGGCGTACGCGATCGTGCGGAGCATCGCGAGCAGCGTCATGGGGGTGGCGATCACGACGTTGCGCTCGAAGGCGTGCTCGACCAGCGTCGGGTCCTCCTCGACGGCAGCGTGCAGGAACGCCTCCGCGGGCACGAACATGACGACGAACTCGGGCGCGGGCGCGAACTGGTCCCAGTAGCGCTTGGCGGCCAGATCGTCGACGTGGGCCCGCACGTGCCGGGCGTGCGCCTTGAGGCGGGCGGCCCGCACGGACTCGTCGGCGGCCTGGCTGGCCTCGAGGAACCCCAGGAAGGCGACCTTCGCGTCGACCACCACGTTCTTGCCGCCGGCGAGCTTGACCACCATGTCGGGGCGCAGCAGGCCGTCGTCGGTGCGCACCTGGTCCTGCTCGACGAAGTCGACGTTCGCCAGCATGCCCGCCGACTCGACGACCCGGCGCAGCTGCTGCTCGCCCCAGCGGCCCCGCACCTGCGAGGAGCGCAGCGCCGTCACCAGCTGCGAGGTCTCCGCCCGCAGCTGCTCGGAGGACGCGCGCATGGCCCGCACCTGCTCGCCCAGCGCGGCCTGCCCCTCGAGGCGGGCTTTCTCGGCCGTCGTGAGCTCGTGCCGCACCGCGTCGAGCGTGCGGCTCAGCGGCTCCACCAGGGCCCGCACCGCCTGCTCGCGCTGCGCGAGCTCGCCGACCTGCGACTGCTGGCTCGCGGCGAGGCGCTGGTGGGCGAGCGCCAGGAACTGCTCGTTGTTGCTCGCCAGCGCGTCCGCAGCGAGGGCGCGGAACTGCTCCGCGAGGCGCTGGTGGTCCTCGCGGACGCCGTCGAGCCGCTCGGCGTGGGCGGCGCGCTCCGCGACGAGCTGGCCGCTGGCGCGCGCCGCCTCGACGCGCGCGGACTCCACCTGGCCGGCTGACCGTCGGGAGGCCACGAGGGCTCCCGTGAGCACACCGACGACGAGCGCGACCAGCGCGGCGAGGATCTCCATGGCGCCACAGTTTCACGGACCGCCGACACGCCCTGCCATCGGGGAGGGATCTGCGTGCTGGTCAGGGCTCCCGCCGCGGCGGCAGCGCCACTAGCCTGGCTGGGTGACCTCGAGCGACCACGAGCCCGCGACACCGCCGCCGCCCGCACCGGGCCCAGAGACCGCCCCGGTCCCGGGCCCTGAGACCGCCGCGCCACCGGTACCCGAGACCGCCCTGCCGCCGGCCCCGGGACCCGAGGCCGCTCCCGCCGCGAGCACCGCCCCCGCGGCGCTCGAGCTGCGCGGGCTGTGGAAGAAGTTCGGTCCCAAGGTGGCCGTCGCCGGCATCGACCTGACCGTCCCGGCCGGATCGTTCTACGGGCTCGTCGGCCCCAACGGCGCCGGCAAGACCACGTCCCTGTCGATGGCGACGGGCCTGCTGCGACCCGACTTCGGCGAGGTCCGCGTACTGGGCCACGACCTGTGGGCCGACCCCGTGCGCGGGAAGTCGTTGCTCGGCATCCTGCCGGACGGCGTGCGCTTGTTCGACCGCCTGACGGGCGAGCAGCTCGTCATGTACGCGGGGCTCCTGCACGGGCTGGAGCGCGAGACGGTGGCGGCGCGCACGGCCGACCTGCTGGCGGCCCTCGACCTGACGGGCGACGCCCGCACCCTGGTGGTCGAGTACTCGGCGGGCATGACCAAGAAGATCGCACTGGCCTGCGCGATCGTGCACGCGCCCCGGGTGCTCGTGCTCGACGAGCCGTTCGAGGCTGTCGACCCCGTGTCCGCGGCGAACATCCGCGAGATCCTCACGTCCTACGTCGCCTCGGGCGGCACGGTGATCGTCTCGTCCCATGTCATGGACCTGGTGCAGCGGATGTGCGACCACGTCGCCGTCATCGCGCAGGGGCACGTGCTCGCTGCGGGCACCGTCGACGAGGTGCGGGCGGGCGCGAGCCTGGAGGACCGGTTCGTGGAGCTCGTCGGGGGCCGGAGCACGGGGGAGGGCCTCGAGTGGTTGCACACCTCGTCACGCTGAAGCTCGCGCTGCTGCGCAACGGCCTGCGCCGCTCCGCCTGGCAGGTCGTGGGCCTGGTCATCGGGCTGCTGTACGGGCTGGGCTTCGCCGCGCTGCTCGTGGTCGGGCTGGTGGTGCTGGCCGTGCAGGGCGACCAGGAGGTCGCCGCGACCACGCTGGTGCTGTGCGGCGGCCTCCTGGTGCTGGGCTGGTGGCTCATCCCTCTCGTCGCCTTCGGGGTGGACGCCACCCTCGACCCGCAGCGGTTCACCACGTTCGGGATTCCCCGGCGCCAGCTCCTCGTCGGGCTGGCGCTCGCGGGCCTCGTCGGGGTGCCCGGCCTGGTCACGGTCGTGGTCGCCCTGACGTCGGCGGCCGTCTGGTGGCGGGACCCGGCCGCGGTGGCGGCCGGCGTGGTGGGCGCGGCGCTCGCAGTGGCCGTGTGCGTGGTCGGCTCGCGGGCCACCACGACGGCCTTGGCCCCGCTGGTCACCCGGCGCAAGGTCCGCGAGATCGGCACCATCGTGGTGCTGGTGCCGCTGTTCATGCTCGGGCCGATCATGGCCGCGGTCGGGTCCGGGCTGTCGAGCGTGTCCGACTCCCTGCCCGAGATCGCCCGGGTGGTGGGCTGGACGCCGTTCGGGGCGCCGTGGGCCCTCCCGGCGGATGTCGCGGCGGGGAGCTGGGGGCCCGCTGTCGCCAAGCTGGTCATCGCCGTCGCGACGCTGGCCGGGCTGGCCTGGGTGTGGGACCGCGCGCTGACCCGCGCGCTGACGGGCGGCGAGCAGCGTGAGGGCTCTCAGGCCAAGGTGCGAGGGCTCGGGATCTTCGGCCGTGTCCCCGCGACCCCGGTCGGCGCCGTCGCCGCGCGGAGCCTCGTCTACTGGCTGCGCGACCCCCGCTACGCCGGCGCGGTGGTGGTGGTGCCGCTGGTCCCGGTGATGCTGGCCTTCCTCGGCGGCGCCGACAGCCTGCTGCTGCTCCTGTCCGCGCCCGTGGGCGCCTTGCTCTTCGGGTGGGCGATCTCCGCGGACGTGGCCTACGACAGCACCGCGTTCTGGACGCACGTCGCGGCGCCGATCACGGGGGCCGTCGACCGGTGGGGGCGCGTCTGCGCGGCGCTGGCCATCGGGATCCCCGGGACGCTCGTCCTTGCGGTCGTGTCGCTGGCCGTGAGCGGGCGCTGGGGGCTGACGGTCCCGCTGCTCGGCTTCAGCCTGGGCGTGCTGGCCACGTCGCTGGGCGCGTCGAGCTTCGTCTCGGCGCGCGTGGTGTACCCGGTGCCGAAGCCGGGGGAGAGCCCGTTCTCGACGCCGCAGGGCAGCCAGACGGCGGCGATGATCTCGCAGATGGTCGGCATGGTCGCCCTGTGCGCCCTCCTCCTGCCCAGCGCGGGCCTCGCGGTCGCGGCGGCGCTCACCGGCTCGGTCGTGCTGGGAGTCGTCACGCTCGTGGTCTCGATCGCGCTCGGGGCGGTCTTCCTGAGGGTGGGAGTGCGGCTGGGCGGCGCGCAGTACGACCGGCGCGCACCCGACCTGCTGACGACGATGCGCGGCTTCGCCTGACGCCGGAGTGACGCTGGCGACGCCCTGAGAGACCGCGTCGCGGCCCGGCATCGAGCGCGGCCACGTAGCATTGCCCGACGTGGCACTCACCATCGGCATCGTCGGCCTGCCCAACGTCGGCAAGTCCACCCTCTTCAACGCCCTGACCCGCGCGCAGGTGCTCGCGGCGAACTACCCGTTCGCCACGATCGAGCCCAACGTCGGCGTGGTCCCGCTGCCCGACCCGCGGCTGGAGAAGCTCGCCGAGATCTTCGGCAGCGAGCGGATCCTGCCCGCCACGGTGTCGTTCGTCGACATCGCCGGCATCGTCAAGGGCGCCAGCGAGGGGGAGGGGCTCGGCAACAAGTTCCTCGCGAACATCCGGGAGGCCGAGGCGATCTGCCAGGTCACCCGCGCGTTCGCCGACCCGGACGTGGTGCACGTCGACGGTCGCGTCTCGCCCAAGGACGACATCGAGACGATCAACACCGAGCTGATCCTCGCGGACCTGCAGACCCTGGAGAAGGCGGTGCCCCGCCTCGAGAAGGAGGTCCGGGGCAAGAAGGCCGAGCAGGCGCTGCTCACCGCCGCCCAGCAGGCCCAGGCCGTGCTCGAGCAGGGCCAGACGCTGTTCCAGGGCGCGAAGGCCGCCGGGATCGACCCCGAGCAGCTCGCCCAGCTGCAGCTCATGACGGCCAAGCCGTTCATCTACGTCTTCAACACCGACGACGCGGGGCTCGCCGACACGGCCATGCAGGAGGAGCTGCGCGCATTCGTGGCGCCCGCCGACGCGATCTTCCTCGACGCGAAGTTCGAGTCCGAGCTCGTCGAGCTCGAGCCCGACGAGGCCAAGGAGATGCTCGCCGAGAACGGCCAGGACGTGCCGGGCCTCGAGCAGCTCGCCCAGGTCGGCTTCCACACCCTCGGCCTGCAGACCTACCTCACGGCGGGCCCCAAGGAGTCGCGCGCCTGGACGATCCACCAGGGGTGGACGGCCCCGCAGGCCGCGGGCGTCATCCACACCGACTTCCAGAAGGGCTTCATCAAGGCCGAGGTGATCGGCTTCGAGGACCTGGTCGAGGCGGGCTCGGTGGCCGCCGCTCGTGCCGCCGGCAAGGC
The sequence above is a segment of the Cellulomonas chengniuliangii genome. Coding sequences within it:
- the xseA gene encoding exodeoxyribonuclease VII large subunit, with translation MSAGEDQTTPALPARALDTTAENPWPVRLLSSKIADYVARMAPVWVEGQVVQLNRRPGSGIAFLTLRDTDADMSLPVSMPAGVLAAATTSVQEGAHVVVHAKPVFWTKRGTLQLNADAVRAIGVGELLARIEHLKRVLAAEGLFDADRKVALPFLPRVVGLVCGRESKAEHDVVVNAQARWPQVEFVIREVAVQGVGAVAQVSAAIAELDARPDVEVIVVARGGGAVEDLLPFSNETLVRAAAACRTPLVSAIGHETDTPLLDLVADYRASTPTDAAKRIVPDVGEERARLAQARGRMRAALTHRVVRERAGLDALRSRPVLARPTTLVDVREHDVHRARDTARHALDLLLSRAAGQTERLAAQVRALSPAATLERGYAVVQRGDGAVVRDPSEVAAGDPLRVRVARGELRAAVQAEA
- a CDS encoding 4-hydroxy-3-methylbut-2-enyl diphosphate reductase — translated: MTTSTSPSVRKRVLLAAPRGYCAGVDRAVIAVEKALDHYGAPIYVRKEIVHNKYVVETLASRGAIFVDETDEVPEGARVVFSAHGVSPAVHAAAEARSLQAIDATCPLVTKVHKEAVRFASDDYDILLIGHTGHEEVEGTQGEAPEHIQVVNSPDDVDDVVVRDPDKVVWISQTTLSVDETMETVRRLRERFPTLQDPPSDDICYATQNRQVAVKKLAPECDVVITVGSANSSNSVRLVEVALDAGARSSYRVDRAAEIDPAWLVGATTVGVTSGASVPEILVRDVLDMLAEHGFGEVEEVRTATEDLMFSLPRELASDLKRMGVNVSTPRRGTRRDLSIQPL
- the rmuC gene encoding DNA recombination protein RmuC, whose product is MEILAALVALVVGVLTGALVASRRSAGQVESARVEAARASGQLVAERAAHAERLDGVREDHQRLAEQFRALAADALASNNEQFLALAHQRLAASQQSQVGELAQREQAVRALVEPLSRTLDAVRHELTTAEKARLEGQAALGEQVRAMRASSEQLRAETSQLVTALRSSQVRGRWGEQQLRRVVESAGMLANVDFVEQDQVRTDDGLLRPDMVVKLAGGKNVVVDAKVAFLGFLEASQAADESVRAARLKAHARHVRAHVDDLAAKRYWDQFAPAPEFVVMFVPAEAFLHAAVEEDPTLVEHAFERNVVIATPMTLLAMLRTIAYAWRQDALASNAQQVLTLGKELHGRLATMGSHLAKLGRAIDSAAGAYNQTVSSLETRVLVSARRFADLQVVDADLPTPPPANPQLSAVSAPELLASASDRYVAFDERGTASTRLAAADAMPSAD
- a CDS encoding ABC transporter ATP-binding protein, producing MTSSDHEPATPPPPAPGPETAPVPGPETAAPPVPETALPPAPGPEAAPAASTAPAALELRGLWKKFGPKVAVAGIDLTVPAGSFYGLVGPNGAGKTTSLSMATGLLRPDFGEVRVLGHDLWADPVRGKSLLGILPDGVRLFDRLTGEQLVMYAGLLHGLERETVAARTADLLAALDLTGDARTLVVEYSAGMTKKIALACAIVHAPRVLVLDEPFEAVDPVSAANIREILTSYVASGGTVIVSSHVMDLVQRMCDHVAVIAQGHVLAAGTVDEVRAGASLEDRFVELVGGRSTGEGLEWLHTSSR
- the ychF gene encoding redox-regulated ATPase YchF, with the translated sequence MALTIGIVGLPNVGKSTLFNALTRAQVLAANYPFATIEPNVGVVPLPDPRLEKLAEIFGSERILPATVSFVDIAGIVKGASEGEGLGNKFLANIREAEAICQVTRAFADPDVVHVDGRVSPKDDIETINTELILADLQTLEKAVPRLEKEVRGKKAEQALLTAAQQAQAVLEQGQTLFQGAKAAGIDPEQLAQLQLMTAKPFIYVFNTDDAGLADTAMQEELRAFVAPADAIFLDAKFESELVELEPDEAKEMLAENGQDVPGLEQLAQVGFHTLGLQTYLTAGPKESRAWTIHQGWTAPQAAGVIHTDFQKGFIKAEVIGFEDLVEAGSVAAARAAGKARIEGKDYVMHDGDVVEFRFNV